One Aegilops tauschii subsp. strangulata cultivar AL8/78 chromosome 2, Aet v6.0, whole genome shotgun sequence genomic window, GGCAACACATAGATTACACTTTGCAGCACATAGATCACACTTTCTGTAAACAATGTGACTCGGTGTACCTTGTTCACGCTGAGTTCGTCGGATATTTTGTGTTGTGAATGTTTATATGTTGTTATCTTGTTCTTATCTGACTGTTTCTATGTTATTATCTTATTCTTAGATGACTACAATTGCATTTGATTTGATTTCGATGTTCCATTGTGGTCTCACTCATCCGATTGCAATTAATTTCGAGGTTAATTTGTGCAATATGCAACAGTGTAAGTGTAAAGATGGAAGTTTAAACTACCCTCTAGATCAAAACCCAGAATGGGGATTTCGAAATGGTTCCTAACTAGCAAATTTTGGAATAATACTTGAAACTGGTTTTTGACGATCTTCAAACTATATGAAGAGGCTAAGTTGCAGTCAGTTTCATTTAGAAATCCGATTACTATTGTACATGATAAGTCCTTGTTGCTTTGCACATAAGCAATTACTTTCAAAAGCAAAGAGCACGCCCTACAATGCATCAGCTCCAAGCCCTCGACCACGACGACGAGGACCAAGTCGCCCAGCGCCTACAGTCCCTGCACAAGGTCGCACTGCCCCCACCCCCACGACGCCGTCTGCATTGATCTAAAGCCCGCCGAGGACGGGGACGAGCTGAGGGTGGAGATGGGCCACAGCggcgaggagggggaggaggtgcagcggaGCCATGATGGCCAGCCTCTTGACGGAGAGCAAAAAAGAATAAATATGCTACGGTTTTCCTTGCGGCTCAATTTTCACACCCTTCTTAGGTTAATCTTCACTATTTTCTTCTCTGTACACACCTCATCAAAACTGAACTAAGAGGCATCACATATGTTTAGgtggtgtgcgtgtgtgtgtgtgtgtgtgtgtgaacaTGGTTTAAACTATGATGTTTCTTGGAGAGAGCAAACTAACCTTCTTCATTTCATGGTTTATTAACTAAAATATTAATCGACAACATTGATGCCTCTGCTTACTCGTGATTAGCATTAGTAATGATATCTGAAGACAAGTACCGGATTAAAGATAGCATATAGAGTTATAATCAGCCAATTTTAAATTTGTTTGTTTGTAGGCGTGTTAAGCTAATACTTGAAAAAAAATATGCATGCAGGATCAAATTTCTTCTTCTGGAGCTTATTATCACACAATTTTAGTTACTTCCTCCTGCTATTAGCTTTCTGCGGATttacatttggttcatttgtggaGAAGAGTCCGTGAGATTTCATAGTAGTACTTTTAGGTTATTGTCAGCCAGACATTTTGTGAGGGTATAACGAATTGCTTTATTACTTCAACAACTTATCTATCCGGTTCAGGTCTGGATTTTTTCACATGGTTGAAAAGATCATATAACCGAATTCACTGTAACACGTTAACAAACATGATAGTTTAATTAATGCACACAATCCCGCCTCAGATACGACAACTTTATTTGTGCGCGCAATCCCGCCTCAAGAGGCGCCACCAGGTGGCGCCCCAGTCACTAGTGACCATCAAGAGACACCCACCACAAGTATCATCCTCTGAGCACGCTCCTCTCCCAAACTGTGACGGAAATGGGCTAGTTTCAGCCGACCCAAATGCAACCGAACATGCCAGATTATCCACAGCTGGGCTACCAGCCCATAGCGCACTGGAAGAAGCTGCCCATCGAGCCGAATGGTTTGTGATCGCCAAGTTCAGCTGGAAGCTGGGTTTGGAGATTTGGAGAAGTTGGAGGGATTTCGAACAGACACATAGGCTTTGTTCGGAATCCCTCCTCACCGCTCCGACTCCGTGGAGTCGTGGAGCTTAGTTTTAGCAGCTCCGTGAAAATGAGCTAGCACCTGGTCCGCTCCGGAGCGGAGTGGAGGGAGCGAAGAGGAGCCGAACGCGGCCATAGTCTCTCTGCTTCCTTAGTTCCTTTGGAGCCAACTTTTAGAACACACTCCTTTCAGCCCAACCATTTGACGCGAAGGAAACTTCACATGGTCCCCCCACCTCACGTGAAGATAAAATGTGGGGATGAAAGAGagactaagagcatctccactcgcACCCCCAACAGGCCCCCCAAGGCGAGTTTTTTCGCGTCGGCATTCAAAAACCCCAGTTGCTCCCCCATGACGACGAAATCTGTCGGCCCGGTCCATTTTTTTGGCTCGGCGATCCCAGGCCGAACCCAGCGCGTTGGGGGGGGGCGCTTGGGGGCTCCGGCGGAAGGAAAACCCGTGCCTGGGCCACCCACTGTCAGGCGAAAAAGCATATTGCACTTCCAGattcccccaccccaccccccccccccccccccgcgcgcgcgcACGCCTTTCCGCCGCTGTGCCGATCCCGGCGTCGCCTACCCACCCACCGCCATTAGAAAGGACATTCCCCCGCCGGAAAAGGGAAGGTTCGCCACGGCAGCCTCCACCGTGCTTCCTGGGCGAGCTTTCTGGTGCTACGACCACGCAGGGCGGGGATACCGGCGGCTGCGCGCCTACCACGCCCGCCAGGTGTTCGGTGATTTGTCTGCTCGGTGATGTACTCGGACAACGACGAGGCGTTCGCagcgctgctggaggaggaagccgatgccgacgcccaggaggaagagcatctcatggtccTCGCCGCACTGGCTGGCCTATTCGCAAACAATGcaaagccgcggcgaggtggctcggcgccaGGCCGGCTGAAGGCAAAGCAGAGGCATCGCCTGGAAGGCTATTGCttgctctactccgactacttcgccgacgcTCCACTGCGCGACGAGAAAGTATTTCGGCGtcgttatcggatgagccgaaagctcttcctcgtgattgtgaattccatccgtgagttcgacagctacttcaagtgcaagaaggatTGTACCGGCACACTTGGATTCACCTCACTCCAGAAGTGCACggcagctatgaggatgcttgcatacggagctctCGGTGATTCACTTGAAGACAATGgacgcatggccgagtccacgaCCATTGAGTGTTTGTACAAGTTTTGCAGGacagtggtggcagtgtttggacctCAATACTTGCGATCACCCAATGCTGAAGACACTGCTCGAATCCTAGCATggaatgcagcaagaggatttcctaggatgcttggaagcatcgactgcatgcattggaaatggaaaaCCTGTCCATTTtcttggcaggggatgtacaaaggcgtCAAAGGCGGTTGCAGTTTTTTTCGGTTGCAGAAGATATAGTTACCCTCCACGCCGTTTTTTTCGCCGATGCGCCCCCGGGCGGCGCTATTTCAAGCCCCCGGaacgagtggagatgctctaGTATAGACCTATAGAGGCAGGTCCACGATATATCATCCATAAATGGATACCACGATATAGAGGCAGCTAATATGCAAACTCTGAGTTTGCGCATCGCCTCGACACCCTTCATATCCATGCTCCATATGCATACTTCCTAATCGTTCCCGAGCGTAACTATATCTTCCCCGCAACCACTTCAGGCTTCGGGCATTCTACCCAGGCCAGTAAACAACACAGACTCCGCCGTGGACAATGGCTGTGCGGCGAATTTCATGGCAAATTCAGGGTAGTAACTTGTATTGTCTCGCGTACGCCACAATCTGAAACTATCAAAATTTAACTTGACCCAACCGACCACAACAAGTTTGCCGGAACTTCATGTTCTCAAACTGCAAAAAAGTAGACAATTCCTCTGCAGATCATACTAGGCGTTTGCTCATCAGGCGCTCTTTGACGGCGCCGGGTACTTGACGGCGTTCTTCACGATCTTCTTCAGGGCCGCGTCGCCGAGGTCGACGCCGCACATGTCAGAGAGCCGGATCAGGTAGAGCAGCACGTCGGAGAGCTCCTCGCCGAGGTGctccttctccctctcttccCAGCCAGGCAAGCCCTTCTGCACCTCGCCTTTCCACATGAACAGCTCCGACAGctccccgacctcgccgaccTGCACAACAACAAATTTCCAGGTAAGAACAAGTATAGAAAGTAACAGATCAAGCAAGCTCTATCGTATCGCACTACGTGAtgaaaatagaaagaaaaaaaactgatCCGGTCCAAGCCTGATCCTACAGCGCCGTGCAAAATGTCTAGTGGTGCTCGAGCACATCCCGAACAGACCGAAAACGGTGACAGAACGGCACGTGAACAACATCTGCCGATGCTGTTAAGTCATGGATCGACCTAAGCATCTCATTTCTGAGAGATGAACTGCAAAGTATAGTGCAGAATTAGTTCTGCAAGACCGGATTTCCCTTCGCCTTCAGACAGGAACAGGAGTGCGTGCTTTTACGGAATAGAAAAGTTTGGCACTGAATCACATTCCTGCTTCAGAAAATTCAGTGAGAAGTTAGACAGGGACATTCGCTAGTCTGAATTGTACCGGTATGAACACGTCGGACTCCGGAATTTTGCGTCGTTTTGACGGTTGACGTATGAAATTCGTTCCAGGGGTCAACGTACGTTGCACCACGCGGCATCCAAGATGCTAAGCATGAAAGCTGCACCCTTGGCCACGACCCACGAGTTCAAAAAATATCTGATGATCATGTGGTACATGTCCGAGGTAGATGAGAATCTGAGGTGAACTGTGACCAGTCCAAAGCTACATGTTCGCCGTCCACAAACAATGAATTACTCGCAAAGAATATTTAGCTGCGACAATTAGCAAATATCAGGTGCAAAGTGATCCCATTGAATGGTTGGTCAAAAGGGAGCGCACCACAACATACACAAAAAAAGGGATTGGTCAAGAATGACCTGTGATGGCTTCAGAATGAAGCGTTACTACCTTTAGTTGTTTACTAGCACAAACCTAGAAGCAGCTCAATACTTTAAACTGACGAAGACATTGCTAGATCATGTGCATGTGTCGTTTCAAATATCGATGCTGCCTTGTCAATATTTTAGAATAAGTAAATGAAAAGATTCTGACTACTAACTAGCGGACACAATGCACCCTGAGACTTGCAATTCCAGCTAAATATGCTTCTACAGTAGTCAAAGACCGAACGCATTATAATACATACCTTCTGGAATTCCACTAGTATTAAGGATCCAGAGAGCCATAAATACAACATTGGATCTAATGTAAAAAATAAACAAATAATTCTCCTAGGTGTAAAAAATCCCCATAGTTACTGTATTTACTTTGGGCTCAACATTGGATCTACAAACCAAATTCTAGAGGAACTATAATCTGGAAG contains:
- the LOC109759876 gene encoding uncharacterized protein, whose amino-acid sequence is MEAEKKAAMEEAKAEVAADVSLKDLSRRLDNFAKERDWEKHHSPRNLLLAMVGEVGELSELFMWKGEVQKGLPGWEEREKEHLGEELSDVLLYLIRLSDMCGVDLGDAALKKIVKNAVKYPAPSKSA